Part of the Mytilus trossulus isolate FHL-02 chromosome 2, PNRI_Mtr1.1.1.hap1, whole genome shotgun sequence genome is shown below.
AGAAATATCTCTCACATTTCTTTCTCACTTATTGAGATGATCTTTCCAGATGAGATCTGCTCAGAGATGTTTATTTATGCCATACCTACattagtagaggggcattatgttttctggtctatgtGTTCGTCTGTCTGTTGTGTTCCTTCatttgtctgtccgtctgtcctgcttcatgttaaagtttttggtcaaggtagtttttgatgaatttgaagtccaatcaacttaaaacttagtacacatgttcgcTATGATATGatgtttctaattttaatgccaaataagagtttttcTCCTCCTATTTCACAGTCAATTAAActtagaaaatgatagtgcaagtggggcatccgtgtactatggacacattcttgtttttaataataacaTCAAAATTGCTCATATAACATTTGATGATACGAGTTCACTAATACCCTAAAATTTTgtctgtatattgtttttatatcatgtTAATAGCTTAGCTAGTAAATTTAGTCTTGTGTTTTCTTTGTACACTATTATCCATtgcctttttttgttgtttaggGAATGCTGAGACAACAAGGTTGTTATTAGAGGCTGGTGCTAGGACAGATTATACAAATTCAGTTGGTAGGACAGCCACTCAGATGGCAGCTTTTGTAGGTATGTATGTGtgtcaaataatttttaacaagtgctctttaaagaaaatattgaacATGGTTTATGATCAAATTAGAAcagacaaaattgtattttttgaaagaaaatatttaaaataattgatatatattgatttgatatgtattgatataaaagagggacaaaagatacctgGGTTCTGTCAAActtatagattgaaaataaactgacaacaccatggctaaaaataaaaagacaaacagacaaataatagtacagaaaacacaacatagaaaactacagactaagcaacacaaaccccaccaaaactggaggatgatctcaggtgcttcagaagggtaagcagatcctgctccacatgtggcacccgccgtgttgcttatgttattacaaatctggtaaataggtTAATTTGGTAAGTCACATTCGTGATGTATCTGTAGTATTTGTCATGAAATGTTTTCCACTGGATGTTaagtaacaaaacaatttaatcaatttatcaATCATATATGTAATAAAGTAAAAAAGCAACAACAATGAATGACTGATATATTTTAGGTCAGCATGAATGCGTATCTGTCATCAACAACTACTTCTCTAAAGATGATTTGACACCATACATCAAGATACAAGGTAGGCtgaataattaatttattatttcaggtccttttatagctgacaatgaggtatgggctttgttcattattgaaggctgtacagtgacctaaagCTGTTAATTGCTgtgtctcttgtagagagttgtctcattgacaatcatacaacatcatcttttcataattaataattaaaccCATGAAAAAAGTCTATTTTTAGAAGCATTTGATTGTGAAATAAGTGGAAGATCATTTCAGAAGCATTTGATTGTGTAATAAGTAAAAGatccatatttatttttaggttAGTGTGTCCAAGGTCAGTGGGCTGTTCTTTATTTTGATGGATtagctattttatattttaatttctattctgtatttaatttaaaggtatatatttttgtttattggtTTATAGGTAAGTTTCTTAAGACATTCACTaacaagtatataaaaaagaagatgtggtatgattgccaatgagacaacgatccacaaaagaccaaaatgacacaaacattaacaactataggtcactgtacggccttcaacaatgagcaaagcccataccgcatagtcagctataaaaggccccgataagatgatgtaaaacaattcaaacgagaaaactaatggccttatttatgtaaaaaaaatggacgaAAATAATTATAACTCTTTAATTGAAATTGCTGTTATGAAACTTTTCTTTTAGGTAAATACACATATCTGTATGATcactttcatatatttttttcaggagtTGACACAGAACCAAGACTACCACAAGAACTTGTGGCTCCTCTTGCAAAAATGGTCAATTTTGCAAATCTACATCCAGTCAAAGTAGGCTATTTTTGGATTCTTAGAatgagggattttttttattaattcttggctttagtttttaaaatatatggtTTTGGTAAATCtatattaatacatgtacatgtaaatgaaaatgTCTGATTTTGCCTTCCACTGTCTTATTAATAATCCGAACAGAGTTGATAATCACTCTTATTTATGTTCTGTTTGTCATGCTTGTGCTACTATTAAAACAGTTCATAGAAAAAGATATTTCCAGAAGTGTTTTTTGCCTTTTAGTCAGAATGATCCAATTGATATACAAACAACTCAAACCAATAAAGGTTCCAAACTACAGAAACAATGAAGTcagaatatcaattttatttatcagttatgatttaaaaaaataaaatttctaacAATATACTTACAACacaatgtattcaaatgaaatagaataaaaaatcagttttaaaaaaagtcaaacagcAACTGTCAAAAAGTTTGCTTTCAATAGATATGTCCACATTTAGGAATATTGTATTGAGGTAGCTCTATGACTGTCTTGACCCAATAAGGATTGATAACTGGGATTGTAATCTTTTGCATTTGGGAGAAACTACCGGTaggtcccttttattttccatacaacaaatgaTGGAACCATGTTTTCCCAATAAAACTTCTCCTAAAACAGAATAACAattttttcatttctgaaaatattCCAATTTCAGCTCGCATTTTACCTTCAAGAGAACTCAGGACTTTTAGAGAATTGTAAGAAGGTTGTTCGTACATTGGAGTCATTATGTGAAAAGTGTATGAAATCAAGAGACACAAATCATGTGATGGCAATGAAAACACACTACTTTTCATTTGTCGTATCAGAAGCTggaaaaatatacaaagaaaaggGAAGTCTTGATGAATGGATTAAACAGTAAGTTggtacaatataaaatatgaaccCAATCTTGCGAACCATTTAATGTATGAATATGGTATTGTGATAAGGCAGGTTCAAGAACACTTATTTTATTCCCTGATTGTTGATCTAGAtttaattgtttgtatataaatttttgTGTGTCCTGTTAAAGCTTAGAATATTAAAGGAAAAAGTGAAAACACCCTGTAACATGTCTATGGAATTTTGATaacacattttgtaaataaatgataattgtAAACTTGGTGGATGCAAAAGTAAATCATTgtacttatataaaaaagaagatgtgatatgattgccaatgatacaactgtccacaagagaccaaaatgacacatatagAAATTATTAAGACAACATCATAGACAATAGAAATTATCAGCATATTTTTAGCTATGCAGCTCTTAGAGATTAAGGGctgtcccagaaaaaaaatatgccccCCCTTCCAGGACACCACTCCctacagaaatgaaaataaatttagagCACCACTCCTTTTGCATTTAGGTATATCAAATACAAcaacctacataaaaaaacgCCTTCCCTGGGAtgacattgtttttttctggaACATCCCTAAAGAGTTTAATACAGTTCTAAATACTGTTGGAATTAATATGGCCTTTATCATGTACTAGAAATGAAGATAACTGAACATAAGCAGTGTATGTCTTTTTTGAGATATTGCAATTGATGAACTCTGTTTGAATATGAACTTACACTTCTGGTTATTTTTTTAGGTTGATTAAAGGAAGACAGTCTGATGGATTTTCTGTAATGCAAGAGAATTTGATTAGAGAATCTATAAAGCAATTTCTTTATTCTGATTGCCCATTGTTTCATCAGTGTGTTCGTAGTCTAGCACCTGttaaaattgtaagtaaacCATTTGTTGTATGAACATGAAGCTGCATTGTAAAATTTGATGCATCAAAGAATGAGTCATTTTGGCCTGCATTTAGTAAGATACTGATCAATCTAGGAGAAAAATATTGCTTAATTGCTTCTTATTATGTTTCCTGACAAATTGAAGCTCAAACACTGACCTATCTAAATAGAACATACACGTTTGATGTGTTAGTTATTGTGGTTCAAAAAGAAAGGACATTAATGCATATGCCATTACTTGCTTACAGTTGGTTTAATATTAAGTATAAAACTGCTTTCAAAGAAACTTCCAAGGGGATGTTCAAATATATATCAGTATCAAGTAGCCTAATAAAGACAGTAATGATATGTGCCACATTCTGTATAAgttgtttttacatattttttttatagggagATGACCCAACAGCATTAAATGTCCTGTCACAAGTAATTAATGGACAAAGATTCTTCAATGATGATAAAACTTGTTCAACATGTGGTGAAATTAAAGCTGAGAAAAAATGTTCTGCATGTAAAATggtaatgtataaatattttgtatgaaactAAGTCACTGAggcaatttcatttttatttgataaatcattGTAATGTATAAACATAATGTTAAATCAAAGCAAACTCATACAAAAGGcaatcttatattaaaaatttttctttgtaaaaaatataattcttaatttttcaagATAAAGATATCTTAAGAATTATGTTTAATACTTATATGAACACAAAGACAATATGTCTATAACAATTTGTCTTGACAAATTTCAGTCTGATCTGCTTAATAACATTGAATAAAGCTGATTTGGGGAAATGTTTTGTGTTTACCACTGTCAATCTCGTTGTTTCCTTTCAGTTCTGAAAAGACTTTTGTCTTAAATCAGTGTATCATgcaattaatacattttttatgcaaataatTTTATGAAGACAAAGGTTATCATTAGATTATACTGTGGAGTCATTTATTTTTGAGAGTGCTAATTTTCGTGGATGATGGAAAACTTGCATCTTCTTGGACATTTAATTTTCTGGTTATGCCGAAGTCTTCACACAAGCCTTTGgaaaatttgtcattctttgaacatttaatttcctgGTTCATCTATACCCaagaaatccacgaaaattggtatccaacgaataataatgaatccacagtacatgtatttcaataatGTACCTGGTAAAGTTATTAATCCTCTTTATTCAGATGAAAAACTGGAAAActtaaagaagaaaatatagTTGTTTAAAATTGTTCTATAATTAAAGCTGATCAATATATGTTAATTTCATGTCTACCTATTTATCTTGTAGGTTAATTACTGTaatcaaacatgtcaaaaactTCACTGGTCTACACATAAAAAGTTCTGCAAGAGTTTAGCAGGTTTGTATCACACATTGTTCTTTTTGTGTGCTTTATTTTTTCCCAAAGAAAGAGCAGGTCTAGTAACCACTCCACATAAAACATCTGTTAGAGTAAAGGGATTGCATATTTTGAAGATTTGAACTTTTGTTTCAATTCTGTTCtatatccaaaaaaaatgtggtgtgattgtgtatgagacaactctccataagagaccaaatgacacagaaactaacagctataggtcagcATAGGGCCTTTGCCAATgaccaaagcccataccgcacaagaacaaaaaaactaagggcctaatttatgtaaaaaaatgaaagaaaaacaaatatgtaacacataaacaaatgacaaccacttatttacaggctcctgacttgggacaggaaaATACATtcagaatgtggcagggttaaacattttagtgggatcccaaccctcccctaacc
Proteins encoded:
- the LOC134707348 gene encoding ankyrin repeat and MYND domain-containing protein 2-like, with the translated sequence MAADEKKMPSEAEKKFIDAIVGGKLEEVQTLLKEPTIKIDFTDDTGTTPLQHAAFRGKTDICQLLLANGADVNSRYHDNGYTALMFAALSGNAETTRLLLEAGARTDYTNSVGRTATQMAAFVGQHECVSVINNYFSKDDLTPYIKIQGVDTEPRLPQELVAPLAKMVNFANLHPVKLAFYLQENSGLLENCKKVVRTLESLCEKCMKSRDTNHVMAMKTHYFSFVVSEAGKIYKEKGSLDEWIKQLIKGRQSDGFSVMQENLIRESIKQFLYSDCPLFHQCVRSLAPVKIGDDPTALNVLSQVINGQRFFNDDKTCSTCGEIKAEKKCSACKMVNYCNQTCQKLHWSTHKKFCKSLAEQYVRIEEMKKKEEELKQKEEELKKHKEDIEKRKGEIETLVEQKEEIEKQIAEQ